CATACTAAAAATGAAACACATTGCTATGATTGCTCAAACCATAATCATCATTAATCAAGTGTGTCCCTGCTGGCACAGAAAATTCAAATATAAGCATGATCAGGGCTCAGAACATACTACTGCCATTAGAACTAAGGGTGGATTGCTCATAATTTGGGCCTTGTTCCACACCTTCAGTCTGAAATTATGCTAGAGAATTACAAAATATGTATTGATCTGAAAGGCTTGGTGACAGATATTCCGGTGAAATCTTGATCATTGCCACGACAAGGTGAAGATAATTCTTGTTCACAGATACAAACAGAAGTAATTAACGAACACACTAAAAAAAGGGGGGTAACCAGCAGCTACTGAAAGAACAATAACAGCACAGGCACGCGAACAACCTACAGGCAACTCATCCCAAGCAGAGGCCAACGCCGCACACGAACTCTAGATGTAAATGAATTTTATCTCGAAGCATAATCGAAACGAATGTCCTCGGTCGGGGCTCAGGCCTCGGAGGTCTCCTCCTTGACGGCGGTTGCCTCCTCGGACGGCGGCTCGGCCTTGGCCGCGGCGGAGCGGGACTTGACGAAGTCGAGGAGGCGGCGGCTGACCTCCTTGGAGTAGAGCTGCAGCGCCTCGATGCCCTCCTCGACGGAGGCGGCGGCCCCGCCggtgacggcggcggcgtcgaagGCCTCGGCCTCGATGGCGCGCGCGGCGGGCTCGGCGTCGGCGGCCGGCACGGCGCCGTAGCGCTTGCAGAGGAGGGTGTCGCCGGCCAGGGTGTCCACCAGGCGCCGCACCACGGCGTCCCGCGTCCGCTGCGTCGGCGGCCAGATGCTGAAGGAGAACGGGGAAATCTCGTcggcaccggcggcggcggccttgGGGAGCTCGTCGGGGCCCATGGTgcgcggcggaggcggaggcgtcgGACTCAAAACCCTAGGCTGACGGGTAGGGGGGTGGGGTGGGTAGGCCGGCCGTTCGATCCGTTCGCGGTGGGGATTTAAAAGCGGTGGCGATGGAGATGGGGTGCGGTGCGGTGGTGCGTCGTTGTAATTGAGGGTTTGTTCGGGGGGTTGCCGTggcttcaagaaagggaagaggCCTCTCGCGGCCGCGTGCCACGGAAAGGGAGGGAGGAGATGTTCTCTTCTGGAGGAGGATGTGGCGTCGGTTGGTGGCCTTTTTTAATGGTGGGTTTGTTGTTGGCCCGTGTACGGCTTCCTCGTTGGAGGTTTGAATTTCGCAACGTTCGAATCGGACCGGGAATGGTAGGAAATCTGGGTGGATCGGGATAAGATCGTGGGATGATGAGATATGATCGGGGAGCATTTATAGCCTTGAAGATACTACGGTATTTTTGAATCGGTTCAATTCCTTCCAATGACAGTAGCAGTGCCACTCTTGGGCTCTTGACCTCTTGCCAATTGCCACATACCTTGTCTCATTAGCTGGGCCTGGCCGTAACTGGTCGGCCTACACATGGTACGGTGGCACATTTTTGACGTGCACGCGGCCCAGTTGCCCCCAGATCAGTCCGTCTCTCTGTTTGCACCGACGCCCCTGTCGTGTCGCCTCTGGAGCTTGGACGCACTCGCATTTCTGCATGCCATCTCGTCGCGAGTGAAGTCTAAAACAAAGCCTGAAGTTGTAGAGGGCGACGCAAAACGAACCCTAACCTTCAAAACCCTGAAGTCCGTATCCTGACCTCTTTGATCCCATTTTATCTGAACCCTGGATTTGTTTGGCATACTGGGAAAAGCAAAATCCTAGCCAAGAACTCGCTCTCTCATGGTAGCGTGGGTCAACACATCATCTTCTTCCCCGTTCACATCTCTCTCGTGCTGCTCTCCCGCGGATGGGCGGACGTCGGCTACCAGTGTGTACTTCTCTTCCTCGCATGTTCGCTCCCCTACCGATCCCGCCCGCACGGTGGCAAGCACTGGCTGATCAGGTGCGGTCGCTGCGACCGACAGTGGGAGCTCCTCAGCAACATGGTGCGCCTGGGAAAGGAGATGCATCTGACAGGTGGACCCATGTAGTAAGTGACAGTAGAGATCAATCCCACCAGGGGTCGTGCCTTTTCTTTGACGAGCGGATCGCGTCTTTCCTATTGCACCAAACAAGATTGTACTCAGAAGGGGTCTAGCGTGACTGGGATTTGTAAATACGGGGTACCAAACTCAGAgacttagagcatctccactcgcCCCCAACAGCCCCCCTCCCAAGGCCCCTTTTTATCGCCGGCGTGAAAAAATGGCCCGGTCGCGCCCTCAGAAGCCCATTTTTCGCCGGTTAGGGCCGAATTTGGCGCCGGCAGACCCATGCCGAACCCGGTGCGCTGGGGGCACCCGGGGACGCCGGGGGAAACTGTTTTGGCGCGAAATCTTGTGGGGCCGCCGAGTCAGCGACTAGGCGCGTTtgtcgtcctcatcgcctcggtttCCTGGGGGAATCAATGCGAAGACTGCGCCGGTCAGTcttccattgattcctcacgggcggcgcagtgaaggcGCGTCGACGCGCGTCCCGCCCCCTCCCGCCATGCGTACACACGGCGGCCGCCCGCTCGCCGCCCACCCGCGGCTATAAAAGCCGTCCCTCCCTTGCCAGTGGCCGCACACTTCCTCGCCACAGCCCCTCTCCCCTCTCGTCGACGACGCCCTTCTCGCCCTCTCGCCTCGCCGACGACGcccctctcccctctctccccgtCTCAAAACCATGGCCGAGCACTACCCCGGTGACGGAGCAGCGGCCAttggcttcggccgccgccacctgcACGAGGACGAGGCCCGTCTCCTTTACGACGCGGACTACCCGGCGCccctaatacgtctccaacgtatctacaattttttattgttccatgctattatattatctgttttggatgttttatatgcattaatatgctattttctattattttttggactaacttattaaccaagagcccagtgccagtttttgttttttccttgtttttgagcttcgcacaaaaggaataccaaacggaataaaacttttgcggtgatttttcttggaccagaagacaccccggAAACTTGAAGATGAAGTCAGAAGAGCAGCGAGGCGGCGGcaaggggggagggcgcgccccctgccttgccgcctcctcgggactcctctgacctaacccttggccctatatatattcacatatattcccaaaccaccagaggcatgcacgaaaacacttttccactgcgcaaccttctgttcccgtgagatcccatcttggggccttttgcatcctgccggagggggagtcgatcacggagggcttctacatcaactctattgcccttccgatgaagcgtgagtagtttaccacaaacctacgggtccatagctagtagctagatggcttcttctctctctttgattctcaatacactacagaaaaaagacacatccgtgacattttgggccgaacgaatttttccctgtcatgcttatgacacttctatgtcgataattgtgacaaaacccgatatcatcatagatgtggtgggatcctacttctatgataaaaaatcatgacagaaaatgggcttttcatcctgggcgggccggagacgcagctgcatgacattctttgggctgtccatgacgaaaaaaccgtggtagaagcgagggcgaggaaaatatcagggagttcccggttatggtgggtggtcggggccgagcgatgcatggaggtttgcgcgtttctctcgtacacgtacgcgcgtgtgtgtgaggcgttgtgctctaactgaacccgagcgaggtgttcacctactgaacccgagcgattgcactgcaggctacgcgttactgaacccgagcgatcgatcgatccctggctgttaactgaacctgttggggatatgactatcaggtatgacccgcccagagGAGCCGGGTCATCCTATGGCGGTTCATCTCAATGAAGCCCAGGAGCGTATTaagatggcggttcatagacAGGCCAGTTAGAGGGCCTAAAGCCAAAGGCGGCTCATAGGCCCACaaatataaaccgccatgtatatgtaagcttgtattgtaaggtatgtaagataagtcaccgagccggacacgttgtatgagccggccgggactctgtaggccgcagggcgtcaaccctgtatataaggggatgacccggcagcggcttagggcaagagacaacagatcgagaaccaggcaaagcgtgttcgctccctggtcatcgaaaccctagcaataccacctcaaactggattaggcctttaccttcaccgcaaggggccgaaccagtataaactcttcgtgtcctttgtcccgttttaacccctttaagctaactccgtcgcaatggctccacaactaagttcTTTGTctcgttttaacccctttaagctaactttattggatgaccaagagtcgtcgcggcaagctctacatcgacgacgcaggctggggcccggaggccggctcaattgagtacgggtatcgggtcccctttggcggaatccacgttttcattggcaagatcggcgaaccgggccttgagccggacacctgcaccacatcatcgagacggctcagcgtgcacgacccgcccaggTTCAGCCCGCCGTGAGGCGTGCCTTCGTTGGATGTATCCACGAGTTTGAATTGGAAGACTCCATGTTTGGCGGTGAGACGACCGTCTATTCTGATGATGAATCGTCCACGGGCGAGACCAACTCCATGTACCAGATACAAGATGGACGGCTTGGGGGCTATTCTGAtggcgatagtattccggacccccaTGAGCCGCCGTTCAGGGCAgtgatcttcatggctggcactcaGCGGTTCTCGGTTCAACAGCCGCCGCAGCTATGACTTCCAGTGCGGTGGCAGTAACGGCAACAGGTATTGGCGGTTCAGCACGCCCGCTGACTCAAGTTTTAACAGGGCTATTGGATGATCTAGAAACGCCGATGGGGGCGGAGGTAACCCCGG
This genomic window from Aegilops tauschii subsp. strangulata cultivar AL8/78 chromosome 4, Aet v6.0, whole genome shotgun sequence contains:
- the LOC109772153 gene encoding MFP1 attachment factor 1 is translated as MGPDELPKAAAAGADEISPFSFSIWPPTQRTRDAVVRRLVDTLAGDTLLCKRYGAVPAADAEPAARAIEAEAFDAAAVTGGAAASVEEGIEALQLYSKEVSRRLLDFVKSRSAAAKAEPPSEEATAVKEETSEA